The following proteins are co-located in the Tetrapisispora phaffii CBS 4417 chromosome 4, complete genome genome:
- the SUE1 gene encoding Sue1p (similar to Saccharomyces cerevisiae SUE1 (YPR151C); ancestral locus Anc_3.496): MKQRLYMMNSKMFFSSTNKSLWKRKSMSSSRAVDSSHSVTGHNSATFNSIFKNLPRVPTTRYLESTKLTNDILFSGYRPITYPVKENPLFRNINKYNNDFLSTQETQEKNNPVLPQKNHEAFSVLTGEKGTGGIMSGGVNGTWKYNPTVPENLLPYNWWSTSIMGMEYYPEWNNVPRRFLKTLKPFEVNEPLRKKK; this comes from the coding sequence ATGAAACAAAGACTTTACATGATGAATAGCAAAATGTTTTTCTCAAGCACGAACAAATCTCTTTGGAAGAGGAAATCAATGTCAAGTTCAAGGGCAGTAGACTCATCTCATTCTGTTACGGGTCACAATAGTGCCACTTTTAATagtattttcaaaaatttaccAAGAGTACCCACTACCAGATATTTAGAATCaacaaaattaacaaatgaCATATTGTTTAGTGGTTACAGACCAATCACTTATCCTGTAAAAGAAAATCCACTCTTcagaaatataaataagtaTAATAATGACTTTTTATCGACACAAGAAAcacaagaaaaaaataaccCTGTCCTTCCGCAAAAGAACCATGAAGCATTTAGTGTTTTGACAGGCGAGAAAGGTACCGGTGGAATCATGTCTGGGGGTGTTAACGGCACATGGAAATACAATCCAACAGTTCCTGAGAATCTGCTACCTTATAACTGGTGGTCAACTTCAATAATGGGAATGGAATACTACCCAGAATGGAACAATGTCCCTCGTCGGTTCttgaaaacattaaaaCCATTTGAAGTAAATGAACCCTtgagaaagaagaaataa
- the CBF2 gene encoding Cbf2p (similar to Saccharomyces cerevisiae CBF2 (YGR140W); ancestral locus Anc_3.504) has translation MGSAPNTHNAKAQQLFDALTERTKHQYKSYYGRYIKWCEENKLISKSLNENEIFEKLPLSSMLFHCFLLDLYISKDSNDNNDKITTTNDDKENLIAENIGVKLSTLKKIISSLKFLVRVCTVYNNENVSKVDDKYLENITKLHSSWYDFIENINNTINLTNTYPPLLRVSMNMWNPQTINLNEKVFKTTSEKLKFLIDFHFTNYLNLSYSERAELKLSDLTTNNEKNIIEINKPNDPSQMNPMVLLPQDCPFLCPLTSLAASLFLRFYGIKNVYKGDGFPDVSKISKPSQSDYDKEAKLSANVVHWQDLPLIRGKSPLDYPKDVTMSSYYNMIFRYCHLPYKRREYFQDRQEVFPKWNKQEFEEESHQYESIAKQFFKYNVPHDFITILNHKSPYNSFESLSKNFTNEEQLPSHLLVQLFPEIGYFKNSADNLNKEALEFIKVIEALRNTLLKNLPYLYHFFPHHDLFNDTILTSPEFQKYFKEVIGKVQISNGVKLPFELLPGYDNFTENDLYNILVEPPFRTSNNSSGQLVTLAATSDINQNGTVPDNGKKLIDGLQTIFNNINIDEESKKLAIKQLKSLGKSISIETEPVQKSIHYVKNENHATNGDNIIGDVKKAPSIGLLDLDSSSDEESGNNFSNNDRNFGNKKVNPKINYDEREDESDDGDDNLQEEMRFMINELVGEKLRSTMKENMDRFEEKVEKMITTMVERKVNDIVKEQLDAFKEEFMKYQKKRPIGDVEKDNSHNISTDKIEEPEVKKTTLNKKMTRYESITDEKNNKTIFKINPSITSIEDIIYEWFTPNPSMDNECIHSMNKKFGKNWRTEFESVYKQKKIIIELYIYLVNQVGYENIKAVHMIETLSEQVYNKDTSTYSRYEILAQYLKSWKRKHNNSFEGLKLLPIV, from the coding sequence ATGGGGTCTGCTCCAAATACGCATAATGCGAAAGCTCAACAGCTATTTGATGCCCTAACGGAAAGAACAAAGCATCAATATAAGTCATATTATGGCAGGTATATTAAATGGTgtgaagaaaataaactaatttcaaagtctttaaatgaaaatgaaatatttgaaaaactACCTCTTTCTTCAATGTTGTTTCACTGTTTCTTACTTGATCTGTATATATCAAAAGATTCCAATGACAATAATGACAAAATTACAACTACTAACgatgataaagaaaatttaattgcGGAAAATATAGGTGTAAAGCTCAGTactttaaagaaaattatttcGAGTTTGAAATTCCTAGTAAGAGTATGTACAGTCtacaataatgaaaatgtaTCAAAGGTAGATGACAAATATTTAGAGAATATCACAAAATTGCACTCATCTTGGTATGATTTCATAGagaatatcaataatacaataaaCCTGACGAATACATACCCACCATTATTAAGGGTATCGATGAATATGTGGAATCCtcaaacaataaatttaaatgaaaaagtGTTTAAAACCACATCAGAGAAGTTGAAATTCCTTATTGATTTTCATTTTACAAactatttgaatttatccTATTCTGAAAGGGCAGAACTTAAACTTTCAGATCTAACtacaaataatgaaaagaatattattgaaattaataaaccTAATGATCCATCACAGATGAACCCAATGGTCTTACTTCCACAAGATTGTCCCTTTTTATGTCCCTTGACGTCTTTAGCTGCATCGTTATTTCTAAGATTTTATGGTATTAAAAATGTGTACAAAGGTGACGGTTTCCCAgatgtttcaaaaatatctaaGCCCTCCCAAAGTGATTATGATAAAGAAGCAAAACTAAGTGCAAATGTCGTCCATTGGCAAGATCTTCCCTTAATTAGGGGCAAATCACCTTTAGATTACCCAAAGGATGTCACAATGAGTAGTTATTATAACATGATATTCCGATACTGCCATTTACCATACAAAAGAAGAGAATATTTTCAAGATAGGCAAGAGGTCTTTCCAAAATGGAATAAACAAGAATTCGAGGAGGAGAGTCATCAATACGAATCAATAgcaaaacaattttttaaatacaACGTTCCTCATGATTTTATAACAATATTGAATCATAAATCACCTtataattcttttgaatCCCTGAGCAAAAACTTTACAAATGAAGAACAACTTCCATCTCATCTACTAGTTCAACTATTCCCTGAAATTGGGTATTTCAAGAATTCTGCTGATAATCTAAACAAAGAAGCATTGgaatttattaaagtaATAGAAGCATTAAGAAATACTctgttgaaaaatttaccATATTTGTATCATTTTTTCCCTCATCATGATTTGTTTAATGATACAATCCTGACAAGCCCCGAATTTCAAAAGTACTTCAAAGAAGTTATAGGAAAGGTACAGATAAGTAATGGAGTGAAGCTACCGTTTGAACTTCTTCCAGGATATGATAATTTTACTGAAAATGACCTTTACAACATCTTAGTTGAGCCACCTTTTAGAACTAGCAATAATTCCAGTGGCCAATTGGTCACTCTAGCTGCTACGTCAGATATTAATCAAAATGGTACAGTGCCTGATAATGGAAAAAAGTTGATTGATGGACTGCaaacaatttttaacaatataaatatcGATGAAGAATCTAAAAAACTAGCcataaaacaattgaaatcATTAGGAAAAAGTATATCAATTGAGACTGAGCCTGTACAAAAAAGTATTCATtatgttaaaaatgaaaaccATGCAACAAATGGTGACAACATTATAGGAGATGTTAAAAAAGCACCTTCTATTGGTTTGCTAGACTTAGATTCATCCTCCGATGAAGAATCGGGAAACAATTTCTCCAATAACGATCGTAACTTTGGTAATAAGAAAGTAAAtccaaaaattaattacGATGAACGTGAAGATGAATCAGATGATGGCGATGATAATttacaagaagaaatgaGATTTATgatcaatgaattagtGGGTGAAAAACTTAGATCTACGATGAAAGAAAACATGGATCGATTTGAAGAGAAAGttgaaaaaatgataacaaCTATGGTTGAAAGGAAAGTAAATGACATAGTTAAAGAACAGCTCGATGCCTTCAAGGAAGAATTTATGAAATACCAGAAGAAGAGACCTATTGGAGACGTTGAAAAAGATAATTCTCACAATATATCAACAGATAAAATAGAAGAACCTGAAGTGAAGAAAACTACTCTAAATAAAAAGATGACTAGATACGAAAGCATTACGGATGAGAAGAATAATAAGactatttttaaaatcaacCCTTCTATTACTTCAATTGAAGACATAATTTATGAATGGTTCACTCCGAATCCGAGTATGGATAACGAGTGTATACATTCaatgaataaaaaatttggtAAAAATTGGAGAACTGAATTTGAATCGGTAtacaaacaaaaaaagattattattgaattgtatatatatcttgTGAATCAAGTAGGATATGAGAATATTAAGGCAGTGCATATGATAGAAACTCTCAGTGAACAGGTATATAATAAGGATACTTCAACTTACTCGAGATATGAAATTTTGGCACAGTACCTAAAATCATGGAAAAGAAAGCACAACAATTCTTTTGAAGGGTTGAAATTGTTGCCTATAGTGTAA
- the TPHA0D03310 gene encoding MFS transporter (similar to Saccharomyces cerevisiae TPO2 (YGR138C) and TPO3 (YPR156C); ancestral locus Anc_3.503), which yields MSNEYEDIESFDSTESSTGVGNEEQPQQYVPSGDNGGAALNLSRTETVKSLQDMGLTSDAPIPDVNAPTSNKHSIFPEEYTMETPTGLVPVATLHSLGRNSTTITRTRTKQMDRSQTHDSSSNSDSDLKEAEKTGTSGDEPELDPEIEFVTFVTGDPANPHNWSLKLRWLYTITLSILVICVAYGSACIAGGLGTVQKHLHVGSEVAVLSVSLMVLGFSFGPLIWSPVSDIYGRRVAYFVSMFLYVIFNIPCAVAKNPQTLMICRFFCGVWASSGLCLVGGSIADMFPNDTRGRAIAFFAYAPYCGPVFGPLVNGFISVSTGRMDLIFWVNMAFAGVMWIIVALIPETYAPVILKRKAAKLRKETGNPKIMTEQEAQGLSLNEMLKACCVRPLYFAVTEPVLDLTCFYVMLIYSLLYGFFFAFPVIFGELYDYKDNLTGLMFIPILIGASLALCTTFYCENKYLAITRRRKPNPEDRLLGAMIGAPFAAISLWMLGATATKKVIWVAPASSGLPFGYGMVLIYYSLNNYIIDCYAQYASSALATKVFLRSAGGAAFPLFTTQMYHNLGLHWASWLLAFIASGMVLIPYLFYTFGKGLRARLSKKDYSLDGVEE from the coding sequence atgtCAAACGAATACGAAGATATTGAGTCTTTCGACTCCACCGAAAGTTCTACCGGTGTAGGAAATGAAGAACAACCTCAGCAATATGTACCATCCGGTGACAATGGTGGCGCTgcattaaatttatctaGAACTGAAACTGTCAAGAGTCTGCAAGACATGGGGTTGACCTCAGATGCCCCAATTCCAGATGTCAACGCTCCAACTAGTAACAAGCACAGTATTTTCCCAGAAGAATATACAATGGAAACTCCAACTGGTTTGGTTCCAGTAGCTACTTTACATTCTTTGGGTAGAAACTCCACAACGATTACTagaacaagaacaaaaCAAATGGATAGATCACAAACACATGATTCGTCATCGAATTCCGATAGTGATCTAAAAGAAGCTGAAAAAACTGGTACCTCTGGCGATGAACCAGAATTAGACCCTgaaattgaatttgttaCATTTGTTACAGGCGATCCAGCCAATCCACATAACTGGTCTTTAAAACTGAGATGGCTTTACACCATTACTTTATCCATCTTGGTTATTTGTGTTGCTTATGGTTCTGCTTGTATTGCTGGTGGTTTAGGTACCGTTCAAAAACATTTACATGTTGGTTCTGAAGTTGCTGTCTTATCTGTTTCATTAATGGTTCTTGGTTTCTCTTTCGGTCCCTTAATCTGGTCTCCTGTTAGTGATATTTACGGTAGAAGAGTCGCTTACTTTGTCTCTATGTTTTTATATGTCATTTTCAACATACCTTGTGCTGTCGCCAAGAACCCACAGACATTGATGATTTGTAGATTCTTCTGTGGTGTTTGGGCTTCTTCAGGTTTATGTTTAGTCGGTGGTTCCATTGCTGATATGTTTCCAAATGATACCAGAGGTAGAGCTATCGCTTTCTTTGCCTATGCCCCTTACTGTGGTCCAGTTTTTGGTCCATTAGTTAATGGTTTTATTTCTGTCTCTACAGGTCGTATGGATTTGATTTTCTGGGTTAACATGGCTTTTGCCGGTGTCATGTGGATCATTGTTGCCCTTATTCCCGAAACTTATGCTCCAGTCATCTTAAAGAGAAAGGCTGCTAAATTGAGAAAAGAGACAGGTAATCCAAAAATTATGACTGAACAAGAAGCTCAAGGTTTATCTTTGAATGAAATGTTAAAAGCCTGTTGTGTCAGACCATTATACTTTGCTGTCACTGAACCTGTTCTAGATTTGACATGTTTCTACGTTatgttaatttattcattattgtACGGTTTCTTCTTTGCTTTCCCTGTCATTTTTGGTGAATTATACGATTACAAGGACAATTTAACCGGTTTAATGTTTATTCCAATTTTAATCGGTGCTTCATTGGCTTTATGTACGACCTTCTACTGtgaaaacaaatatttagcAATTACAAGACGTCGTAAGCCAAATCCAGAAGATCGTTTATTAGGTGCTATGATCGGTGCTCCATTTGCTGCTATTTCTTTATGGATGTTAGGTGCTACAGCAACCAAGAAGGTCATTTGGGTTGCTCCAGCATCTTCTGGTTTACCCTTCGGTTACGGTATGGTTTTGATTTACTATTCATTGAACAATTATATCATTGATTGTTACGCTCAATATGCTTCAAGTGCCCTGGCCACTAAAGTGTTTTTAAGATCCGCTGGTGGTGCTGCTTTCCCATTATTTACAACTCAAATGTACCATAATTTAGGTTTACATTGGGCTTCTTGGTTATTAGCATTCATTGCCTCGGGGATGGTTTTAATTCCATACTTATTCTACACCTTTGGTAAAGGACTAAGAGCTAGATTATCTAAGAAAGATTATTCATTAGATGGTGTTGAGGAATAG
- the TPHA0D03330 gene encoding uncharacterized protein (similar to Saccharomyces cerevisiae BTN2 (YGR142W) and YPR158W; ancestral locus Anc_3.506): MFSSSLQFKFDPLSHNDMLFNFHKDGEPRQFKRRKTSMNHQHCNSSSKENAKRKHKTKKIEIMKELHSKNDEHYVINLKKRIANKSVTEYVNQQIQLYKETHYRPTYYIETDRFGNQYYIEDSMTSSTQRKLECDALDNLDMTRIGKEIAERSFNDYIIEKGSRSNEIVLRSRKDLIDEEYSFDNDIDTFEVLGFDLEVNYKENERIAYEAVMIVELNLMHTTNANSKNKNKTKHRHRRHHHHHLTNSNTKKSEIRNNSLIKYRPILEDIEDAEIQSFNESMNCNPQPSYIIEEV, encoded by the coding sequence ATGTTTTCCTCATCGCTgcaatttaaatttgatcCTTTAAGCCATAATGATATGCTTTTCAATTTCCATAAGGATGGAGAACCAAGACAATTCAAAAGACGTAAAACTTCAATGAACCATCAACATTGCAACTCTTCTTCAAAGGAGAATGCCAAAAGGAAACATAAGactaaaaaaattgagatCATGAAAGAACTGCATTCTAAGAATGATGAGCACTATGTTATTAACCTTAAAAAGAGAATAGCAAATAAATCAGTGACTGAATATGTTAACCAACAAATTCAGTTATATAAAGAGACTCATTACAGACCTACTTATTATATAGAAACTGACAGATTTGGAAAccaatattatattgaagATTCGATGACTTCTTCAACCCAAAGAAAGTTAGAGTGCGACGCACTAGACAATCTGGACATGACAAGGATAGGTAAAGAAATTGCAGAACGTTCATTTAATGACTAcataattgaaaaaggAAGTAGATCAAATGAGATAGTATTAAGGAGTCGAAAAGATTTGATTGATGAAGAGTATTCGTTTGATAATGACATTGACACTTTTGAGGTACTGGGATTTGATCTCGAGGTCaattataaagaaaacGAGCGTATTGCCTACGAGGCTGTTATGATAGTagaattgaatttaatgcATACCACTAACGCTAACTCAAAAAACAAGAATAAAACGAAACATCGTCATCgtcgtcatcatcatcatcatcttaCTAATAGTAACACTAAAAAATCAGAAATCAGAAACAACAGCCTAATAAAATACCGACCAATACTAGAGGATATTGAAGATGCCGAGATCCAATCATTTAACGAATCAATGAATTGTAATCCACAACCATCATATATAATCGAAGAagtataa
- the PHB1 gene encoding prohibitin subunit PHB1 (similar to Saccharomyces cerevisiae PHB1 (YGR132C); ancestral locus Anc_3.494) has product MSTKVLDRLIKIAVPLGIAVSGIQYAMYDVKGGSRAVIFDRLSGVKQQVIGEGTHFLFPWLQKAIVFDVRTKPKSIATNTGTKDLQMVSLTLRVLHRPDVQQLPTIYQNLGLDYDERVLPSIGNEVLKAIVAQFDAAELITQREIVSNKIREELSIRSNEFGIKLEDVSITHMTFGQEFTKAVEQKQIAQQDAERAKFLVERAEQERQAAVIRAEGEAESAEYISKALAKAGDGLLLIRRLEASKEIAKTLSQSSNVTYLPSGSSSNGNNESAGTPNSLLLNLGR; this is encoded by the coding sequence ATGTCTACTAAAGTCCTTGACAGATTAATCAAGATTGCAGTACCTTTGGGTATTGCTGTTTCTGGTATTCAATATGCTATGTACGACGTCAAAGGTGGTTCCAGAGCTGTTATATTTGACAGATTGTCTGGTGTCAAGCAACAAGTAATTGGGGAAGGTACCCATTTCTTATTTCCATGGCTACAGAAAGCGATAGTTTTCGATGTTAGAACAAAGCCAAAGAGTATTGCCACCAATACAGGTACTAAAGATTTGCAAATGGTTTCATTGACGCTGAGAGTGCTACACAGACCCGATGTTCAACAACTTCCTACTATCTACCAGAATTTAGGTTTGGATTATGATGAAAGGGTGCTACCATCTATTGGTAACGAAGTGTTGAAAGCTATTGTAGCTCAATTCGATGCTGCTGAATTAATCACACAGAGAGAAATAGTGTCTAATAAGATAAGAGAAGAACTATCTATTAGGTCTAATGAGTTTGGCATCAAATTGGAGGATGTGTCGATTACACATATGACGTTTGGTCAAGAATTCACTAAAGCTGTTGAACAGAAGCAAATTGCACAACAGGATGCAGAGAGAGCTAAATTTTTGGTGGAGAGAGCTGAACAAGAAAGACAGGCTGCTGTCATCAGAGCCGAAGGTGAGGCTGAGAGTGCcgaatatatttcaaaagcATTAGCTAAGGCTGGTGACggtttattattaattagaAGATTAGAAGCCTCTAAAGAAATCGCCAAGACGTTATCCCAATCGTCCAACGTTACGTATTTACCAAGCGGTAGTTCAAGTAATGGTAATAATGAATCTGCAGGAACACCAAATTCGTTATTGTTGAATTTAGGAAGGTGA
- the NCE102 gene encoding Nce102p (similar to Saccharomyces cerevisiae YGR131W and NCE102 (YPR149W); ancestral locus Anc_3.493) encodes MLGLADNILRGVNFCFFVICLGLVGSLLATQNQHSSRVNYCIFVPPFALVTDTFYGALANIWSTPLAWPIILFCFDFLNFAFTFTAGTVLAVGTRTHSCTNQSYLDSNNITQGSTDRCRKAQAATAFFYFSFFIFLAKLIMSSINLFTNGALGSMSFGRRRGGAGVGVPGAASPQIGVPNISQV; translated from the coding sequence ATGTTAGGTTTAgctgataatattttgagaGGTGTCAACTTCTGTTTCTTCGTTATCTGTTTAGGTTTAGTTGGTTCTTTACTAGCGACTCAAAATCAACATAGTTCAAGAGTCAACTACTGTATTTTCGTCCCTCCATTCGCTCTAGTCACAGACACCTTCTACGGTGCCCTGGCCAATATATGGTCCACTCCATTGGCTTGGCCAATTATTCTGTTCTGTTTCGACTTCTTAAACTTCGCCTTCACGTTCACTGCTGGTACCGTGTTGGCTGTAGGCACAAGAACTCACTCATGTACTAACCAATCCTACTTGGATTCCAACAATATCACACAAGGTTCCACTGACAGATGTAGAAAAGCCCAAGCCGCCACCGCCTTCTTCTACTTCTccttcttcatcttcctAGCTAAGTTGATCATGTCGTCGATTAACTTATTCACAAACGGTGCTTTAGGTTCGATGAGCTTCGGTAGACGTAGAGGTGGTGCCGGCGTAGGTGTCCCAGGTGCTGCCTCCCCACAAATCGGTGTTCCAAACATCTCTCAAGTTTAG
- the TPHA0D03340 gene encoding SKN1/KRE6 family beta-glucan synthesis-associated protein (similar to Saccharomyces cerevisiae SKN1 (YGR143W) and KRE6 (YPR159W); ancestral locus Anc_3.508) has translation MGFIRNLTNKNEAGLSKENSSGESVNQIKMNNRGKTDSDDVQNSNSQSYTSSSANERLAYEKHDITYSQPNAISVEDVHTSDDSNSALPDYIISTPKAQTYELRGDYQGYYSNKTNLNSNSTPNAYNDNSLPPPISNSNSYSNLIMSPPSFDRYPIIASNISQLHNSFINHDTKIASAINNKNNLYESSHLHTNSSSSIGIKQQNSNVSLSQALQYSNDLSPFGGFPTSAFPIFLEDKEDDDFFHNPDPEEEAKLDRKRIWMDIKHMNRRSMGGWLGLFLLLAAGIFIFIVLPALTFAGVVDHHDPLSSGSAGGNRSDAVTYLSDYDYPTLAAIRTTLVDPDTPSSASTRVARDGSKWKLVFSDEFNAVGRTFYDGDDQFWTAPDIHYDATKDLEWYTPDAVTTANGTLSLRMDAYRNHDLYYRSGMVQSWNKMCFTEGALEISAKLPNYGKVTGLWPGLWTMGNLARPGYLASTEGVWPYSYQACDAGITPNQSSNDGISYLPGQKLNSCTCDGEDHPNQGTGRGAPEIDLLEGEVDTVIGVGLASQSLQVAPYDIWYIPDYNFIEIHNFTTTTMNSYCGGPFQQAVSAVTTLNTSWYEFGPEAGYYQKFAIEYLNDKDAGYIKWFVGDNPTMTLHSWALHPNGNIDWRPISKEPMSIIMNMGISNNWAYIDWQAIYFPVTFRIDYVRLYQPSDSISLTCDPDDYPTYDYIQEHLNAYSNANLTSWAGAGYSFPSNSLTGNCNA, from the coding sequence atGGGTTTTATCCGAAATTTAACCAATAAGAATGAAGCTGGACTTTCAAAGGAAAATAGTAGTGGTGAAAGTGTAAATCAAATTAAGATGAATAATAGAGGAAAAACTGATTCAGATGATgttcaaaattcaaattcgCAATCATATACTTCATCTTCTGCTAATGAAAGACTGGCATATGAAAAACATGATATTACCTATTCTCAACCGAATGCAATTTCTGTTGAAGATGTACATACAAGTGATGATTCAAATTCGGCACTACCTGATTATATCATTTCAACTCCAAAAGCTCAAACGTATGAATTGAGAGGGGATTACCAAGGGTactattcaaataaaaccaatttgaattcaaacAGTACTCCAAATGcatataatgataattctCTACCACCTCCAATCTcgaattcaaattcatattcaaatttgattatGTCGCCTCCTTCTTTTGATAGATACCCAATAATTGCATCGAACATTTCACAATTACATAATTCATTCATCAATCATGATACAAAAATAGCATCGgcaataaataataagaataatcTCTATGAATCCAGTCATTTACACACAAACTCAAGTTCGTCAATAGGAATAAAACAACAGAACTCAAATGTTTCTCTTTCGCAAGCGCTTCAATATAGTAATGATCTATCACCATTTGGTGGGTTTCCAACTAGTGCATTCCCAATTTTTCTAgaagataaagaagatgatgatttttttcataaTCCAGATCCTGAAGAAGAAGCGAAATTAGACAGAAAGAGAATCTGGATGGATATAAAACATATGAATAGAAGATCTATGGGTGGTTGGTTAGGTTTGTTCTTATTACTAGCAGCAggtatttttatttttattgttttacCCGCCTTGACTTTTGCAGGTGTTGTCGATCATCATGATCCACTATCAAGCGGTTCAGCAGGTGGTAATCGTTCAGATGCAGTCACATATTTATCGGATTATGACTATCCAACGTTAGCAGCCATTCGTACTACATTAGTTGATCCAGATACTCCAAGTTCGGCCTCTACCAGAGTTGCAAGAGATGGATCAAAATGGAAACTGGTATTCTCAGATGAGTTTAACGCTGTTGGAAGAACATTTTACGATGGAGATGACCAATTTTGGACTGCGCCAGATATTCACTACGACGCTACAAAGGATTTAGAATGGTATACACCAGATGCGGTCACTACCGCAAATGGTACATTATCTTTAAGAATGGATGCTTACAGAAATCATGATTTGTACTATAGATCAGGTATGGTTCAAAGTTGGAATAAAATGTGCTTTACAGAAGGTGCTTTAGAAATTTCAGCAAAATTACCAAACTATGGTAAGGTTACAGGTTTATGGCCAGGTTTATGGACTATGGGTAATTTAGCAAGACCAGGCTATTTAGCATCCACTGAAGGTGTTTGGCCATATAGTTACCAAGCTTGTGATGCAGGTATCACACCAAATCAAAGTTCTAATGATGGTATCTCATATCTACCAGgtcaaaaattgaattccTGCACATGTGATGGTGAAGATCACCCGAATCAAGGTACGGGTAGAGGAGCACCAGAAATTGATTTACTAGAAGGTGAAGTTGATACAGTTATCGGGGTTGGTCTTGCATCTCAATCTTTACAAGTTGCTCCATATGATATTTGGTATATTCCagattataattttattgaaatacaTAATTTTACCACTACTACTATGAACAGTTACTGTGGTGGTCCATTTCAACAAGCTGTTTCTGCAGTCACAACTTTAAACACATCATGGTATGAATTTGGCCCAGAAGCTggatattatcaaaaatttgctatagaatatttaaatgacAAAGACGCCGGTTATATTAAGTGGTTTGTAGGCGATAATCCAACAATGACTCTTCACTCTTGGGCTTTGCATCCTAATGGTAATATTGATTGGAGACCAATCAGTAAGGAACCTATGTCAATCATTATGAATATGGGTATTTCGAACAATTGGGCTTACATTGATTGGCAAGCTATTTATTTCCCCGTTACTTTTAGAATTGACTATGTGAGATTATATCAACCTAGCGACTCTATATCTTTGACATGTGACCCAGATGATTACCCAACATATGATTATATTCAGGAACATTTAAATGCATATTCAAATGCAAATTTGACAAGTTGGGCTGGAGCAGGGTATTCGTTTCCAAGTAACAGCTTAACAGGTAACTGTAATGCATAG